Proteins from a genomic interval of Lathamus discolor isolate bLatDis1 chromosome 19, bLatDis1.hap1, whole genome shotgun sequence:
- the INAVA gene encoding innate immunity activator protein isoform X2, translated as MGAARGVPRGQGVALVSPAGSGPGMGEASDADSGILLHPGPGIPGWPRAGQQRALEARLDGCVQELRQLCLREADPLSALERDLALQLQIARAARRLCREENIGRRLRRRRQSAAVLEEQKLRDLQSVLNQRRLLSARAGTQEPSASDDSSLSDTVLLEEEETRTPGAGTPRGDPEEPSEEEEEEEEEGLRSPPEPPSPWGDAGADRAHEKAKAPGVDAGDGGTRSSRCYPGSPPAPSSPDPVSSPVGRPGDVPPYRFVPIRTLVLCRQAGSSAPGSPEPVGRRGQSQSLRVEGSRPPEPRGRSAVPRRRPTYYTVTVPASCLPPPGPAHRSGSDDSISDVSSVSHATSPGSSSPEVSVPRPPVPPPLPEPGYFPRGPHRLLPPLVLYEQDLAPLRYQRLVPSHSRIVRTPSLKDYAPAAARGVSKATVTEELKSWHQRARLRGARPHSLDRQGAFRGPRAGIARDVPVTRALLPRAQGPPPVPVLRRSPDGVSVQVYVPENGEIVTQV; from the exons atgggtgctgcccGCGGGGTGCCGCGGGGACAAGGTGTCGCCTTGGTGTCACCCGCAGGGTCTGGGCCCGGCATGGGGGAGGCGAGTGATGCGGACAGTGGGATCCTGCTGCACCCGG GTCCCGGTATCCCGGGCTGGCCGCGGGCCGGGCAGCAGCGGGCGCTGGAGGCGCGTTTGGATGGGTGCGTGCAGGAGCTGCGCCAGCTCTGCCTGCGCGAGGCG GACCCACTGAGCGCGCTGGAGCGGGACCTGGCGCTGCAGCTGCAGATCGCCCGCGCCGCGCGGCGCCTCTGCCGCGAGGAGAACATCGGCAGGAGGCTGCGGCGGCGCCGGCAGAGCGCGGCCGTGCTCGAGGAGCAGAAGCTGCGGGACCTGCAGAGCGTCCTCAACCAGCGGCGCCTCCTCTCTGCCCGGGCTGGTACCCAGG AGCCCAGCGCCTCCGATGACAGCTCCTTGTCCGACACCGTCCTGCTGGAGGAGG AGGAGACCCGGACACCGGGAGCCGGCACCCCAAGGGGGGATCCTGAGGAGCCCagcgaggaggaggaagaggaggaggaggagggattgCGGTCCCCACCTGAGCCCCCCAGCCCCTGGGGGGATGCTGGCGCTGACAGAGCCCATGAGAAGGCCAAAGCTCCTGGTGTCGATGCCGGGGATGGGGGAACACGGAGCTCCCGGTGCTACCCTGGATCCCCACCGGCCCCCAGTAGCCCTGACCCTGTGTCCTCACCAGTGGGCAGGCCTGGGGATGTCCCTCCCTACCGCTTCGTACCCATCCGGACCCTGGTGCTGTGCCGGCAAGCGGGATCCAGCGCTCCCGGCAGCCCGGAGCCAGTGGGACGCCGGGGGCAGTCACAGTCGCTGAG GGTCGAGGGCTCCCGGCCGCCGGAGCCTCGGGGCCGCAGCGCCGTCCCCCGCCGGCGCCCCACGTACTACACGGTAACGGTGCCCGCGTCCTGCCTgcccccgccgggccccgcgcACCGCTCCGGTTCCGACGACAGCATCTCGGACGTGTCCAGCGTCTCCCACGCCACGTCcccgggcagcagcagccccgaGGTCTCGGTCCCTCGGCCCCCGGTCCCGCCGCCCCTCCCCGAGCCCGGTTACTTCCCGCGGGGACCCCACcggctgctgccgccgctggTGCTGTACGAGCAGGATCTGGCCCCGCTGCGCTACCAGCGCTTGGTGCCCTCGCACAGCCGCATCGTGCGCACCCCCTCGCTCAAGGACTACGCGCCCGCGGCCGCCCGCGGGGTCTCCAAGGCCACGGTCACCGAGGAGCTCAAATCGTGGCACCAGCGGGCCCGGCTCCGGGGGGCCCGGCCCCACTCCCTCGACCGGCAGGGAGCGTTCCGGGGCCCCCGCGCCGGCATCGCCAGGGACGTGCCCGTGACCCGTGCGCTGCTGCCGCGGGCTCAG GGTCCCCCCCCAGTCCCCGTCCTGCGGCGCTCCCCGGATGGTGTGTCTGTGCAGGTCTACGTGCCTGAGAACGGCGAGATCGTgacacaagtgtga
- the LOC136023573 gene encoding myb-related transcription factor, partner of profilin-like, giving the protein MAAGGGGARRGLLKRKPNFTLQEIDILMSEVLKYEQLLFGAAASTVNAYEKQKIWWRITNKINAAGRNQRDIGEVKNRWRGLRRRANDKITRHRQERQGPAPRPPPRPGTGTGSGPGPPELGPGPASGWEQRGATGIEPPVLSAAVVPHGLKEEVVKEEPVEVKTEPFQSPAPDGAPGPRAGTERSEGWNRSPPRPAAAELCLGGPQEPLGSDFPSGLFQQEAEPLPQCGAAPAGLPDGTPGCAQLCAGDARAVQAQERLVQEVRAFRREFAESCRETTSLLRAMAQALGALSRSLAEIRDLYLREQGPQG; this is encoded by the exons atggcggcgggcggcggcggggcgcggcgggggctgCTGAAGCGGAAGCCGAACTTCACGCTGCAGGAGATCGACATCCTCATGAGCGAGGTGCTCAAGTACGAGCAGCTCCTGTTCGGCGCCGCCGCCAGCACCGTGAACGCCTACGAGAAGCAGAAGATCTGGTGGCGCATCACCAACAAGATCAACGCCGCCGGCCGCAACCAGCGCGACATCGGCGAGGTCAAGAACCGCTGGCGAGGGCTGCGCCGCCGCGCCAATGACAAGATCACCCGGCACCGGCAGGAGCGGCAGGGACCGGCCCCCAGGCCCCCCCCCAGgcccggcaccggcaccgggtCCGGGCCAGGCCCCCCGGAGctcggccccggccccgcgtCCGGTTGGGAACAGAGAGGAGCCACCGGCATCGAGCCGCCGGTCCTGAGCGCAGCGGTGGTACCGCACG GCCTCAAGGAGGAGGTGGTGAAGGAGGAGCCGGTGGAGGTGAAGACTGAGCCCTTCCAGAGCCCGGCTCCCGACGGCGCTCCCGGCCCCCGGGCGGGCACGGAGCGGAGCGAGGGCTGGAACCGGAGCCCCCCGCGGCCCGCGGCCGCCGAACTGTGCCTGGGGGGGCCGCAGGAGCCGCTGGGCTCCGACTTCCCCAGCGGCCTCTTCCAGCAAGAGGCGGAGCCGCTCCCGCAGTGCGGGGCCGCGCCCGCGGGGCTGCCGGACGGGACCCCCGGCTGCGCGCAGCTCTGCGCGGGCGATGCGCGGGCGGTGCAGGCGCAGGAGCGGTTGGTGCAGGAGGTGCGCGCCTTCCGCAGGGAGTTCGCCGAGAGCTGCCGGGAAACCACGTCCCTGCTGCGCGCCATGGCCCAGGCGCTGGGCGCGCTCAGCCGCAGCCTGGCCGAGATCCGGGATCTCtacctccgggagcaggggccCCAGGGCTGA
- the INAVA gene encoding innate immunity activator protein isoform X1 has product MRRGWGGAGREGRGGAPMGAARGVPRGQGVALVSPAGSGPGMGEASDADSGILLHPGPGIPGWPRAGQQRALEARLDGCVQELRQLCLREAELTGTLPREYPLRAGEKPPKVRRRIGASFKLDETLVLRGADPLSALERDLALQLQIARAARRLCREENIGRRLRRRRQSAAVLEEQKLRDLQSVLNQRRLLSARAGTQEPSASDDSSLSDTVLLEEEETRTPGAGTPRGDPEEPSEEEEEEEEEGLRSPPEPPSPWGDAGADRAHEKAKAPGVDAGDGGTRSSRCYPGSPPAPSSPDPVSSPVGRPGDVPPYRFVPIRTLVLCRQAGSSAPGSPEPVGRRGQSQSLRVEGSRPPEPRGRSAVPRRRPTYYTVTVPASCLPPPGPAHRSGSDDSISDVSSVSHATSPGSSSPEVSVPRPPVPPPLPEPGYFPRGPHRLLPPLVLYEQDLAPLRYQRLVPSHSRIVRTPSLKDYAPAAARGVSKATVTEELKSWHQRARLRGARPHSLDRQGAFRGPRAGIARDVPVTRALLPRAQGPPPVPVLRRSPDGVSVQVYVPENGEIVTQV; this is encoded by the exons ATGCGAAGGGGATGGGGGGGcgcaggaagggaaggaagggggggagcacccatgggtgctgcccGCGGGGTGCCGCGGGGACAAGGTGTCGCCTTGGTGTCACCCGCAGGGTCTGGGCCCGGCATGGGGGAGGCGAGTGATGCGGACAGTGGGATCCTGCTGCACCCGG GTCCCGGTATCCCGGGCTGGCCGCGGGCCGGGCAGCAGCGGGCGCTGGAGGCGCGTTTGGATGGGTGCGTGCAGGAGCTGCGCCAGCTCTGCCTGCGCGAGGCG GAGCTGACGGGGACGCTGCCCCGTGAGTACCCACTGAGAGCCGGGGAGAAGCCGCCCAAGGTCCGGCGCAGGATCGGGGCTTCCTTCAAGCTGGATGAGACCCTCGTCCTGCGTGGGGCG GACCCACTGAGCGCGCTGGAGCGGGACCTGGCGCTGCAGCTGCAGATCGCCCGCGCCGCGCGGCGCCTCTGCCGCGAGGAGAACATCGGCAGGAGGCTGCGGCGGCGCCGGCAGAGCGCGGCCGTGCTCGAGGAGCAGAAGCTGCGGGACCTGCAGAGCGTCCTCAACCAGCGGCGCCTCCTCTCTGCCCGGGCTGGTACCCAGG AGCCCAGCGCCTCCGATGACAGCTCCTTGTCCGACACCGTCCTGCTGGAGGAGG AGGAGACCCGGACACCGGGAGCCGGCACCCCAAGGGGGGATCCTGAGGAGCCCagcgaggaggaggaagaggaggaggaggagggattgCGGTCCCCACCTGAGCCCCCCAGCCCCTGGGGGGATGCTGGCGCTGACAGAGCCCATGAGAAGGCCAAAGCTCCTGGTGTCGATGCCGGGGATGGGGGAACACGGAGCTCCCGGTGCTACCCTGGATCCCCACCGGCCCCCAGTAGCCCTGACCCTGTGTCCTCACCAGTGGGCAGGCCTGGGGATGTCCCTCCCTACCGCTTCGTACCCATCCGGACCCTGGTGCTGTGCCGGCAAGCGGGATCCAGCGCTCCCGGCAGCCCGGAGCCAGTGGGACGCCGGGGGCAGTCACAGTCGCTGAG GGTCGAGGGCTCCCGGCCGCCGGAGCCTCGGGGCCGCAGCGCCGTCCCCCGCCGGCGCCCCACGTACTACACGGTAACGGTGCCCGCGTCCTGCCTgcccccgccgggccccgcgcACCGCTCCGGTTCCGACGACAGCATCTCGGACGTGTCCAGCGTCTCCCACGCCACGTCcccgggcagcagcagccccgaGGTCTCGGTCCCTCGGCCCCCGGTCCCGCCGCCCCTCCCCGAGCCCGGTTACTTCCCGCGGGGACCCCACcggctgctgccgccgctggTGCTGTACGAGCAGGATCTGGCCCCGCTGCGCTACCAGCGCTTGGTGCCCTCGCACAGCCGCATCGTGCGCACCCCCTCGCTCAAGGACTACGCGCCCGCGGCCGCCCGCGGGGTCTCCAAGGCCACGGTCACCGAGGAGCTCAAATCGTGGCACCAGCGGGCCCGGCTCCGGGGGGCCCGGCCCCACTCCCTCGACCGGCAGGGAGCGTTCCGGGGCCCCCGCGCCGGCATCGCCAGGGACGTGCCCGTGACCCGTGCGCTGCTGCCGCGGGCTCAG GGTCCCCCCCCAGTCCCCGTCCTGCGGCGCTCCCCGGATGGTGTGTCTGTGCAGGTCTACGTGCCTGAGAACGGCGAGATCGTgacacaagtgtga
- the SHISA4 gene encoding protein shisa-4: protein MGPGGPGTAWPLAGTVLVAVAASLAAADEDCLWYVDKNGSWHPGFECQFLSFCCGSCHQRFCCRDPLRLITERQQRHCLAFSPKTIAGIASAVVLFIAIVTTIVCCFLCSCCYLHQRRQRLRTPLQGPEIPLSSYPPPAAPAPFPMDPKAGPAPPPPGFTPMPVYPPTGPAAQYPLYPSGPPVYNPTAPPPYVPAQPSYPGA from the exons ATGGGCCCAGGTGGCCCCGGCACCGCGTGGCCCCTGGCCGGGACCGTGCTGGTGGCCGTGGCCGCCTCGCTGG CGGCGGCGGACGAGGACTGCCTGTGGTACGTGGACAAGAACGGGTCCTGGCACCCCGGCTTCGAGTGCCAGTTCCTGAGCTTCTGCTGCGGGTCCTGCCACCAGCGGTTCTGCTGCCGAGACCCCCTGCGCCTCATCACCGAGCGGCAGCAGCGCCACTGCCTCGCCTTCAG CCCCAAGACGATCGCGGGCATCGCCTCGGCCGTGGTTCTGTTCATCGCCATCGTCACGACCATCGtgtgctgcttcctctgctcctgctgctacCTGCACCAGCGCCGGCAGCGCCTGCGCACCCCGCTTCAGG GCCCGGAGATCCCGCTGTCCAGCTACCCCCCCCCGGCGGCCCCGGCGCCGTTCCCTATGGACCCCAAAGCCGGCCCCGCGCCCCCCCCGCCCGGCTTCACCCCCATGCCCGTGTACCCGCCGACCGGCCCTGCTGCCCAGTACCCGCTGTACCCCTCTGGACCCCCCGTCTACAACCCCACAG CGCCTCCGCCCTAtgtgccagcacagcccagctacCCCGGAGCCTGA